One Candidatus Schekmanbacteria bacterium DNA segment encodes these proteins:
- a CDS encoding sigma-54-dependent Fis family transcriptional regulator translates to MMPRILVVDDEKNLLEFMHIMLSQEGFEVETCSDGRKALEILKDNIFDIVISDIKMPIVSGIDILKSVKETSPDTDVIMITAYASHETAVEAMKLGACDYISKPFNNEQIKLVIRKALEKHDLKRENLRLRRRIEREDGAKTIIGNSPEVKRVLDLIEKVAGTDSTVLIYGESGTGKELIARAIHANSVRKNKPFESINCGALPETLLESELFGHEKGAFTDAVRTQQGLFEIADGGTLFLDEIGETSPSTQVKLLRVLQEMEIKRVGGRQTIKVNVRIISATNKDLKKLVEEEKFREDLFYRVNVFPIHVHPLRERIEDIDELADYLIKRVSRKIGRTPPSMHPDTLNYLKSYSWPGNIRELENVIERFLILCSGNIITSNYLPDEILNPELYKGSRGNKNEMLPEITPEGIDFEKIISSIEIKYLLKALENTGGKKTKAADLLKLSFRSFRYLLGKYNIN, encoded by the coding sequence TTGATGCCAAGAATACTGGTTGTAGATGATGAAAAAAATCTTCTGGAATTCATGCACATTATGCTTTCGCAGGAGGGGTTTGAAGTTGAGACGTGCAGTGACGGGAGAAAAGCTCTTGAAATTTTGAAAGACAATATTTTTGATATCGTTATCAGCGATATAAAAATGCCCATTGTAAGCGGCATTGACATATTAAAGTCTGTAAAGGAAACATCCCCTGATACTGATGTAATCATGATAACAGCTTATGCATCGCATGAAACAGCGGTGGAAGCCATGAAGCTGGGTGCCTGCGACTATATAAGCAAACCTTTTAACAATGAACAGATAAAGCTTGTAATAAGAAAGGCACTTGAGAAGCATGATTTAAAGAGAGAGAACCTGAGACTGAGGCGGAGGATAGAAAGGGAGGACGGCGCCAAAACGATTATAGGCAATTCTCCTGAGGTAAAACGTGTTCTTGACCTTATAGAGAAGGTGGCTGGTACGGACAGTACGGTTTTAATTTATGGAGAGAGCGGAACCGGAAAAGAACTTATTGCGAGAGCGATCCATGCTAACAGCGTACGGAAGAACAAACCATTCGAATCGATAAATTGCGGAGCGCTGCCTGAAACACTCCTTGAAAGCGAGCTTTTCGGACATGAAAAGGGAGCTTTTACTGATGCCGTGAGAACTCAGCAGGGGCTTTTTGAAATAGCTGACGGCGGCACCCTTTTTCTTGACGAGATAGGTGAGACGTCTCCGTCGACCCAGGTCAAGCTCCTCCGTGTGCTTCAGGAGATGGAAATAAAAAGAGTCGGCGGCAGGCAGACAATAAAGGTAAACGTGAGGATAATATCTGCGACCAACAAGGATCTTAAAAAACTTGTTGAAGAGGAAAAATTCAGAGAGGACCTTTTCTACAGGGTAAACGTATTTCCCATCCATGTTCATCCGCTGAGGGAACGTATTGAGGATATTGACGAGCTCGCAGATTATTTGATAAAAAGAGTTTCCCGTAAGATAGGAAGAACTCCTCCTTCGATGCATCCTGATACCCTGAATTATCTGAAAAGTTATTCCTGGCCCGGCAATATCAGGGAGCTTGAGAATGTTATTGAAAGGTTTCTTATACTTTGTTCAGGGAACATAATAACATCTAACTATCTTCCTGATGAGATTCTCAACCCTGAGCTTTACAAAGGAAGCCGTGGAAACAAGAATGAGATGCTCCCCGAGATAACGCCTGAAGGTATAGACTTTGAAAAGATTATAAGCAGCATAGAGATAAAATACCTGCTTAAGGCCCTTGAGAATACCGGCGGGAAAAAGACAAAGGCTGCCGACCTTTTGAAATTAAGCTTCAGGTCCTTCCGCTACCTCCTCGGCAAGTACAATATAAACTAA
- a CDS encoding PAS domain S-box protein, with product MFGIMQGSHSSVGLKWLMTMRIVVVTALLGTTILVEIQQKDSYLTPFLSILYILIIVIYLLTIIYSLLVNRIKNTALFAYVQIVGDILFDTALVYLTGGMESPFVFLYFLAIITAGIVLFRIGGFVAASVSSLLFVALVIFQTSMIKLLPLPDNFLIPLTPHFFWEIFLKVFLNVAAFYLVAFFSGVLLENLKKTHEELEEKSETVRELERFNENILESLSNGLVTTDLAGKINSFNMAAEKITMRRRDEVIGKDLGDIFPRLNYSECMEILSGGNDSQLSRELEMAIDGETRYIEISLLPLRTESGVVTGMIGNFQDRTEVKKMEENLKRADRLAAIGEVAAGIAHEIRNPLASISGSIQMLRETTHAEGMNRKLMDITIKESDRLDSIIKNFLQYARPVPANVAVCNVVRILTDVVTLIKNDPKCDNKNVNIRLNCESGDLYVKGDGSQLEQVFWNLAINAIEAMNGRDGELEITAERYSMRHDYYGLSKNNVEFIRIIFADTGIGIKTENRNKIFSPFYTTKTGGTGLGLSIVYRILEEQGGKIEVESVEWKGTKFFLYLPCFNISDGKD from the coding sequence TTGTTTGGAATAATGCAGGGCAGTCATAGCTCGGTGGGGTTGAAGTGGCTTATGACCATGCGTATTGTCGTGGTTACAGCGCTCCTCGGGACCACGATACTCGTTGAGATCCAGCAGAAAGATTCTTATTTAACTCCATTTCTTTCCATACTTTATATTCTCATAATTGTTATTTACCTGCTTACTATCATTTATTCTCTGCTGGTTAACAGGATAAAGAACACAGCCCTTTTTGCCTATGTTCAGATAGTAGGGGACATTCTGTTCGATACAGCGCTTGTTTACCTTACAGGGGGTATGGAAAGTCCCTTTGTTTTCCTGTATTTTCTGGCTATTATCACTGCGGGCATCGTGCTTTTCAGGATTGGTGGATTTGTTGCCGCCTCTGTATCTTCTCTTCTTTTTGTTGCTTTGGTCATATTCCAGACGAGCATGATAAAATTACTTCCGCTTCCTGATAACTTTCTGATTCCCCTCACTCCTCATTTCTTCTGGGAGATTTTTCTTAAGGTATTTCTTAATGTGGCTGCCTTTTATCTTGTGGCATTCTTCAGCGGTGTTCTGCTTGAGAATCTGAAGAAAACCCATGAAGAGCTTGAAGAAAAATCTGAGACAGTAAGGGAGTTAGAAAGATTCAATGAAAATATTCTTGAAAGCCTGTCAAACGGGCTTGTTACTACGGATCTTGCAGGGAAGATAAATTCTTTCAATATGGCGGCTGAAAAAATAACTATGCGCAGGAGGGATGAAGTTATAGGCAAAGACCTTGGCGATATCTTTCCACGGTTGAATTACTCGGAATGCATGGAGATCCTCTCCGGAGGCAATGATTCACAGCTTTCAAGGGAGCTTGAGATGGCCATTGACGGTGAAACAAGATATATAGAGATTTCTCTTCTCCCGCTCAGGACAGAATCAGGCGTTGTCACCGGTATGATTGGGAATTTTCAGGACCGGACTGAGGTAAAAAAAATGGAGGAGAACCTAAAGCGTGCTGACAGGCTTGCTGCAATTGGGGAGGTCGCAGCTGGAATTGCTCATGAGATAAGGAACCCTCTGGCATCCATAAGCGGTTCAATCCAGATGCTTAGAGAAACAACACACGCCGAGGGTATGAACAGGAAGCTCATGGATATAACCATAAAGGAATCCGATCGCCTTGATTCCATCATCAAGAACTTTTTACAATATGCGAGGCCAGTTCCCGCCAATGTTGCAGTTTGCAATGTAGTGAGAATACTTACTGATGTTGTGACCCTGATAAAAAATGATCCCAAATGCGATAATAAAAATGTAAATATCAGGCTTAACTGTGAAAGTGGTGACCTCTATGTGAAGGGTGATGGAAGCCAGCTTGAGCAGGTTTTCTGGAATCTTGCAATAAATGCGATCGAGGCAATGAACGGCAGGGATGGAGAACTTGAAATAACTGCTGAAAGATATAGTATGCGGCACGATTATTACGGACTTTCAAAAAACAATGTGGAGTTTATAAGAATAATATTTGCAGATACTGGTATTGGGATAAAGACAGAGAACAGGAATAAAATTTTCTCTCCATTCTATACTACAAAAACCGGAGGCACTGGGCTTGGGCTTTCTATAGTATATAGAATTCTTGAGGAACAGGGGGGGAAGATCGAAGTTGAGAGCGTTGAGTGGAAGGGGACCAAATTTTTTCTCTATCTCCCCTGCTTTAATATATCTGACGGGAAGGATTGA
- a CDS encoding type II secretion system F family protein, with protein MPAFQYVARTLSKDIKKGEIEAKTIEEARKLLRTQKLIVTSIKKKAVAFQLNIPGMKEKVTEKDIVVFTRQFATMIEAGLPLVQCLEILANQSEKKVFKQVLTKIKEDVESGSTFADSLRKHPDVFDSLFANMIEAGEAGGILDTVLKRLATYIEKASALKAKVKKASVYPIAILSVAFVVVAALLVFVIPTFAKMFTDFGGTLPAPTQMVIDLSHFAASWKGGMVLVVIVALIFALRFYRGTANGLKVTDALFLRLPIFGDIIRKSAVAKFTRTLSTLISSGVPILDGLEIVSRTAGNVIIGAAVMETRASIAEGKSIAEPLEKTKVFPPMVVQMIGVGEATGALDTMLAKIADFYEIEVDNAVDALTALMEPALMVVLGGIVGFILIAMYLPIFTLASAIK; from the coding sequence ATGCCAGCCTTCCAATATGTAGCAAGAACATTATCCAAGGATATAAAAAAAGGGGAGATAGAGGCTAAAACCATAGAAGAGGCCCGCAAACTTCTCCGCACACAGAAACTAATAGTTACCTCTATAAAGAAAAAAGCTGTTGCCTTTCAACTCAATATACCGGGAATGAAGGAGAAGGTAACAGAGAAGGATATTGTAGTTTTTACACGCCAGTTTGCCACCATGATCGAGGCAGGTCTTCCCCTGGTCCAGTGCCTTGAAATCCTCGCTAACCAGAGCGAAAAGAAAGTCTTCAAGCAGGTACTTACGAAAATAAAAGAGGACGTTGAATCAGGGTCAACATTTGCCGACTCTCTCAGAAAGCACCCTGATGTTTTTGATTCGCTTTTTGCCAATATGATTGAGGCAGGAGAAGCCGGCGGTATTCTTGATACTGTATTAAAAAGGCTCGCAACCTACATCGAAAAAGCATCAGCGCTCAAAGCTAAGGTGAAAAAGGCAAGCGTATATCCTATAGCGATCCTTTCTGTTGCATTTGTCGTTGTTGCGGCACTCCTTGTCTTTGTTATACCGACTTTTGCGAAAATGTTTACTGATTTTGGAGGAACCCTTCCTGCTCCCACTCAGATGGTAATAGATTTAAGTCATTTCGCTGCTAGCTGGAAAGGCGGAATGGTTCTTGTCGTGATAGTAGCCCTTATTTTTGCCCTGAGATTTTATCGTGGTACCGCTAATGGCTTAAAAGTAACTGATGCCCTGTTTCTCAGGCTTCCCATTTTCGGAGACATAATAAGGAAATCTGCTGTTGCGAAATTCACGAGAACTCTTTCAACGCTCATATCGAGCGGAGTACCGATACTCGACGGACTTGAAATAGTCTCAAGGACGGCAGGGAATGTTATAATAGGTGCTGCAGTAATGGAAACAAGGGCGAGTATTGCTGAAGGAAAATCCATAGCAGAACCACTTGAGAAGACAAAAGTTTTTCCTCCAATGGTTGTTCAGATGATAGGGGTTGGCGAGGCGACAGGCGCTCTTGATACAATGCTTGCTAAAATTGCAGATTTTTATGAGATAGAAGTAGACAATGCCGTAGATGCCCTTACGGCGCTTATGGAACCTGCCCTGATGGTGGTCCTTGGAGGAATAGTAGGTTTTATCCTTATAGCCATGTATCTGCCGATCTTTACACTGGCTAGCGCTATTAAATAG
- the pilB gene encoding type IV-A pilus assembly ATPase PilB: protein MAKLGQLLIEGGLINEKQLDEALRAQKTTHERLGSVLIKQGVLTEDTITSFLSQQYGVPSINLDDFDIDASICRLIPPKTARKYEVIPISRIGSTLTVAMVDPSNVFAIDDIKFMTGYNVEPVVAPESAIKAAIGKFYGGSGEGGVSQTPAQMLIEEKDILLEEEDGLASSMFEEEEAHIEVDELDKLVSGAADAVEVVEDNLDEDMSRDVEAPVVRLVNGILLKAIKMKVSDIHIEPYEKNFRVRYRLDGVLHKAMDLPLKIKNAMVSRIKVMSKLDIAERRLPQDGRIKLKLGPKREMDFRVSVLPTLFGEKVVMRLLDKSNLQLDMTKLGFDDLPLKHFQHAIHMPFGMVLVTGPTGSGKTTTLYSAISELNKITENIMTAEDPVEFNLMGVNQVQMNEDIGLNFAASLRSFLRQDPDIILVGEIRDFETAEIGIKAALTGHLVLSTLHTNNAPETINRMLNMGVEPFLVASATNLIVAQRLARKVCYNCSEEIQTNKEALLGVQFTEEEISAGIKVFHGKGCGVCGNTGYKGRVALYEVMPLSKELKELILQGAQTPEIKRQAIADGMQTLRRSGLNKIKEGVTTLEEVVRVTMSD, encoded by the coding sequence ATGGCAAAACTAGGACAGCTTTTGATTGAAGGAGGGCTCATAAACGAGAAGCAGCTTGATGAAGCTTTGCGGGCACAAAAAACAACCCATGAAAGGTTGGGCTCTGTCCTTATAAAACAAGGTGTACTCACTGAAGACACTATCACATCTTTCTTAAGCCAGCAGTATGGCGTCCCGTCAATCAATCTTGATGATTTTGATATAGATGCTTCAATATGCAGACTCATTCCGCCCAAGACCGCAAGAAAATATGAGGTAATTCCCATCAGCAGGATTGGTTCCACTCTTACTGTCGCGATGGTGGATCCTTCCAATGTCTTTGCCATTGACGACATTAAATTCATGACCGGTTATAATGTCGAGCCTGTTGTAGCGCCTGAAAGCGCGATTAAGGCTGCTATAGGGAAATTCTATGGCGGAAGCGGAGAAGGAGGTGTTTCTCAGACACCGGCTCAGATGCTGATAGAAGAGAAGGATATACTGCTTGAGGAAGAAGATGGTTTAGCTTCCTCGATGTTTGAGGAAGAGGAAGCTCATATTGAGGTTGATGAACTCGACAAGCTGGTGTCAGGCGCCGCTGACGCAGTTGAGGTTGTGGAGGATAATCTTGATGAAGATATGTCGAGGGATGTCGAGGCCCCTGTAGTAAGGCTTGTAAACGGGATTCTCCTTAAAGCCATAAAGATGAAGGTTTCCGATATCCATATTGAACCCTATGAAAAAAATTTCCGGGTGAGATACAGGCTTGACGGTGTCCTTCACAAAGCGATGGATTTGCCGTTAAAAATAAAAAACGCAATGGTATCCCGCATAAAAGTTATGTCTAAACTTGACATAGCGGAAAGAAGACTTCCTCAGGACGGCAGGATAAAGCTTAAGCTGGGGCCGAAGCGCGAGATGGATTTCAGGGTGTCAGTACTTCCCACGCTTTTCGGTGAAAAAGTTGTCATGCGTCTCCTTGACAAGTCAAACCTTCAGCTTGACATGACAAAACTAGGATTCGATGATTTACCATTAAAGCATTTTCAGCATGCTATCCATATGCCCTTTGGCATGGTTCTTGTCACAGGTCCGACAGGGAGCGGGAAAACAACAACGCTCTATTCCGCTATCAGTGAACTCAACAAAATAACTGAAAACATAATGACTGCTGAAGACCCGGTGGAGTTTAACCTTATGGGGGTGAATCAGGTGCAGATGAACGAGGATATAGGGCTGAATTTTGCCGCCTCTCTCAGATCCTTCCTGAGACAGGACCCTGATATCATATTGGTTGGAGAGATCAGAGATTTTGAGACAGCAGAAATTGGAATCAAGGCAGCCCTTACAGGGCATCTCGTGCTTAGCACATTGCATACCAACAATGCTCCTGAAACTATAAACCGTATGCTTAACATGGGTGTTGAACCTTTCCTTGTCGCTTCCGCTACCAATCTTATCGTTGCCCAGAGGCTTGCAAGGAAGGTATGCTACAATTGTTCTGAAGAAATTCAAACTAACAAGGAAGCACTGCTCGGTGTGCAGTTTACAGAAGAAGAGATAAGCGCCGGGATTAAAGTGTTTCACGGCAAGGGGTGCGGAGTATGCGGCAACACAGGTTATAAGGGAAGAGTTGCACTTTACGAGGTTATGCCTCTTTCAAAGGAACTTAAAGAGCTCATTCTCCAGGGGGCGCAGACGCCGGAAATAAAAAGACAAGCCATCGCCGATGGGATGCAGACATTGAGGAGAAGCGGGCTCAACAAAATAAAGGAAGGAGTAACAACGTTAGAGGAAGTAGTGCGTGTTACAATGAGCGACTAA
- a CDS encoding TldD/PmbA family protein translates to MKDLAQKILKQVKAKKAVEAEVYISRNRGLSIEVEKDNIKTFEQSEDWGIGLRVIDGRKVGFSSCSGTGDDLISGIIENAIQSSAFAGEDKARLLPEKQEKGYPEYNLSPSDISSVSVEEKIGAARLLERSGMEYDKRITKSNKSAYWDSEFEVAVANTLGIDYFQSGTACGCSITLVAEDSKTMETGWEMDRARKFSALDFEKVGRTAAEKSVRMLGAKSVATGSYPAVLDNYVAMEFLGLLSSSLCADNVQKGKSMFAGKKGISVAPASINLIDCGFHPDAVSVFPADSEGVPVAEKKLISGGLLQGFLYDTYTACKDGVKSTGNGFRGSYKSTPSVGTGILYVRSEKVDSMKDIIASVDKGILVTEAMGVHTANPVTGDFSFGIEGLLIESGKLSHPVRGVMISGNVIDMIRNIEMVEDRIRFFGRIGSQSLKISLLSISGH, encoded by the coding sequence ATGAAAGATCTGGCACAAAAAATATTAAAGCAGGTAAAAGCAAAGAAAGCTGTAGAGGCTGAAGTTTATATCAGCCGAAACAGGGGACTCTCCATTGAAGTTGAGAAAGACAATATAAAAACTTTCGAACAGTCAGAGGATTGGGGGATAGGGCTGCGTGTTATCGATGGCCGCAAGGTCGGCTTTTCTTCATGCTCAGGGACCGGAGATGATCTTATCTCAGGGATAATTGAGAATGCAATCCAAAGCAGTGCGTTTGCAGGGGAAGATAAAGCGCGATTGCTGCCGGAAAAACAGGAGAAGGGTTATCCTGAATATAATCTTTCACCTTCAGATATCTCATCGGTCTCCGTGGAAGAGAAAATCGGTGCAGCCCGGCTGCTTGAAAGAAGCGGGATGGAATACGACAAGAGGATAACGAAGAGCAACAAAAGTGCATACTGGGACAGCGAGTTTGAAGTGGCTGTGGCTAATACTTTGGGCATTGACTATTTCCAGTCAGGGACTGCTTGCGGGTGCAGCATAACTCTTGTAGCCGAAGACTCTAAAACCATGGAAACCGGCTGGGAGATGGACAGGGCAAGGAAATTCTCAGCCCTTGACTTTGAAAAGGTAGGCAGGACTGCGGCAGAAAAATCTGTCCGGATGCTTGGAGCGAAATCAGTTGCCACAGGTTCATATCCGGCAGTGCTCGACAACTACGTGGCAATGGAGTTCCTGGGGCTTCTTTCATCCTCCCTTTGTGCAGACAATGTTCAAAAGGGAAAGTCCATGTTTGCCGGAAAAAAAGGAATAAGTGTTGCTCCGGCATCAATTAACCTTATTGACTGCGGATTCCATCCTGATGCTGTTTCTGTATTCCCTGCTGATTCTGAAGGTGTTCCTGTTGCAGAAAAAAAACTTATATCAGGAGGCCTGTTGCAGGGATTCCTCTATGATACATATACCGCATGCAAAGATGGTGTAAAATCTACGGGCAATGGTTTCAGAGGAAGCTATAAGAGCACGCCATCTGTCGGGACTGGAATTCTATATGTCCGGTCTGAGAAAGTAGATTCCATGAAAGATATAATAGCTTCTGTCGACAAAGGGATACTCGTAACCGAAGCAATGGGGGTTCATACGGCTAATCCTGTTACAGGTGATTTCTCCTTCGGGATTGAAGGGCTTCTTATCGAATCGGGAAAATTGTCACATCCGGTGAGAGGTGTTATGATATCCGGGAATGTAATAGATATGATACGGAATATAGAGATGGTGGAAGACAGGATTAGATTCTTTGGAAGAATCGGGTCCCAGTCTCTGAAGATTTCTTTGTTAAGTATAAGCGGGCACTGA